The proteins below come from a single Sorghum bicolor cultivar BTx623 chromosome 4, Sorghum_bicolor_NCBIv3, whole genome shotgun sequence genomic window:
- the LOC8076035 gene encoding pentatricopeptide repeat-containing protein At1g11290, chloroplastic encodes MPMLSLCTPSSPPPLPPPPHGTFTAPPASVALLREAAARRDAALTSALHAALLKSGALRSPQAPLAATNSLLHAYLQCGLLSRALRLLDGTPRRDAATYASLISAHCRLGAPLDALRAFLDMLDWGCSDAAVRPNEFTAAAVLQACGLARDERLGRMVHGYLVAGGFCGDPFVVGSLVNMYAKAGDVVSARRLVLGLPCRDVVSWTAIISGCVLNGMLEEGLEVFVMMLEDGVLPNNVTMLSVIQACSLMGASELFSPVHALVVLLELEHDASVVNSLIMMYAKNGFVEEAIWLFRGFYLKSGNVCSNEDVLAAVLYGCTISGSVKNGVGVHAHTIKIGAFPSISIENSLMGMYARFEQIDAAHFVFEGMKVKDIVSWNTIISCLAKSDRVNEAMELFSVLHAAAGGLAPDFVTVLSILQACSNAGLLHQGQMLHGYIMKSGFVYDVSICNALITMYAKLGRIDFAEMIFERMDIKDLVSWNSMINAYGMHGDGHLALRVFHQLKDAGTPVPNAITFVSVISACSHSGLISEGYKCFESMGRDHSIEPSMDHYACVVDLLGRSGRFAEAEEFIRDMPVHPNSSIWGPLLAACQLHGNVDLAEKAAKELSALEPESDIWRVSLSNTYASAGRWRDAAKIRTEMRRVGLRKETGWSFVDVGGVESFKFVSADTRHHDAEEIYSVWHSMNRHMADLAADVHKLSPISAV; translated from the coding sequence ATGCCGATGCTCTCCCTCTGCACCCCCTCGTCGCCTCCGCCGCTCCCACCGCCTCCCCACGGCACCTTCACAGCCCCTCCTGCCTCCGTCGCGCTCCTCCGCGAGGCCGCGGCACGGCGCGACGCGGCGCTGACGTCGGCGCTCCACGCCGCCCTCCTCAAGTCCGGCGCGCTCCGTTCCCCGCAGGCACCCCTGGCCGCAACGAACTCCCTCCTACACGCCTACCTCCAATGCGGCCTCCTCTCCCGCGCGCTCCGCCTGCTCGACGGAACGCCCCGCCGCGATGCGGCCACCTACGCCTCCCTCATCTCCGCGCACTGTCGCCTCGGCGCGCCCCTCGACGCCCTCCGCGCCTTCCTCGACATGCTGGACTGGGGTTGCTCCGACGCCGCCGTCCGCCCCAACGAGTTCACGGCGGCCGCGGTCCTGCAGGCCTGCGGGCTGGCCAGGGACGAGCGGCTGGGGAGGATGGTGCACGGCTACCTCGTGGCAGGCGGGTTCTGCGGTGACCCGTTCGTGGTCGGTTCATTGGTCAACATGTACGCCAAGGCTGGGGACGTGGTGAGCGCACGGAGGCTGGTCCTTGGATTGCCCTGCAGGGATGTTGTTTCTTGGACGGCCATCATATCAGGGTGCGTGCTCAATGGTATGCTCGAAGAGGGCCTCGAGGTGTTCGTCATGATGCTGGAAGATGGCGTCCTCCCTAACAATGTCACGATGCTGAGTGTCATTCAGGCGTGCTCTTTGATGGGCGCCTCTGAATTGTTCAGTCCAGTGCACGCTCTTGTTGTTCTGTTGGAGCTCGAGCATGATGCCTCAGTGGTGAATTCTCTCATCATGATGTATGCAAAGAATGGATTTGTTGAAGAGGCTATCTGGCTTTTCAGGGGTTTCTACCTGAAGAGTGGGAATGTGTGCTCTAACGAGGATGTTCTTGCGGCAGTTCTTTACGGTTGCACCATTTCCGGATCTGTGAAGAACGGGGTGGGGGTCCATGCGCACACGATTAAAATAGGTGCTTTCCCAAGCATCAGCATTGAGAACTCGCTTATGGGCATGTATGCTAGATTTGAGCAAATCGATGCTGCACACTTTGTGTTCGAAGGTATGAAGGTTAAGGATATTGTTTCATGGAACACCATCATCTCATGCCTTGCCAAGAGTGACCGTGTGAATGAAGCCATGGAGCTCTTTAGTGTTCTtcatgctgctgctggtgggctTGCGCCTGACTTCGTCACGGTCTTGAGCATACTGCAGGCTTGCTCCAATGCAGGATTACTTCATCAAGGGCAGATGCTTCACGGATACATCATGAAATCTGGTTTTGTATATGATGTTTCAATATGCAATGCTCTCATAACCATGTATGCTAAGTTAGGAAGGATTGATTTTGCTGAGATGATCTTTGAGCGGATGGATATTAAGGACCTTGTTTCCTGGAATTCAATGATCAATGCTTATGGTATGCATGGCGATGGTCATTTAGCTCTAAGGGTTTTCCATCAGTTGAAGGATGCTGGAACACCTGTGCCGAATGCTATCACATTTGTGAGTGTGATATCAGCCTGCAGTCACTCTGGTTTGATTTCAGAAGGTTACAAGTGCTTTGAAAGCATGGGGAGAGACCACAGCATTGAACCTAGCATGGATCACTATGCCTGCGTAGTTGATCTGCTTGGAAGATCTGGGAGGTTTGCAGAGGCTGAAGAATTCATCAGGGACATGCCTGTCCATCCCAATTCATCAATCTGGGGACCTCTTTTGGCTGCTTGCCAGCTTCATGGGAATGTTGATCTTGCAGAAAAAGCTGCTAAAGAGTTGTCAGCCTTGGAACCAGAGAGTGACATATGGAGAGTATCCTTGTCAAATACCTATGCTTCGGCTGGGAGATGGAGAGATGCTGCAAAGATTAGGACTGAAATGAGGAGAGTTGGATTGAGAAAGGAGACTGGGTGGAGTTTTGTAGATGTTGGAGGGGTTGAGAGTTTTAAGTTTGTGTCAGCCGATACAAGGCATCATGATGCTGAAGAAATATATTCAGTATGGCACAGTATGAACAGGCACATGGCAGATCTAGCTGCTGATGTGCACAAACTTAGTCCAATTAGTGCAGTTTAG
- the LOC8073214 gene encoding CAAX prenyl protease 1 homolog: MALPYLEAVLCFMILMYIFETYLDIRQHRALKLPTLPKPLLGVISDEKFERSRAYSLDKSYFHFVHEAVTILMDTTILYYRVLPWFWKKSGELVTNVGLNAENEIIHTLAFLAGAMVWSQITDLPFSLYSTFVIEARHGFNKQTIWLFIRDMIKGILLSMILGPPIVAAIIYIVQIGGPYLAIYLWGFMFVLALLMMTIYPIVIAPLFNKFTPLPEGVLREKIEKLAASLKFPLKKLFVVDGSTRSSHSNAYMYGFFKNKRIVLYDTLIQQCSNEDEIVSVIAHELGHWKLNHTVYSFVAVQLLMFLQFGGYTLVRNSKDLFESFGFEDQPIIIGLIIFQHTIIPIQHLLSFCLNLVSRAFEFQADAFAKNLGYAPQLRAALVKLQEENLSAMNTDPWYSAYHYSHPPLVERLQALEDSDSKKED; encoded by the exons ATGGCGCTGCCCTACCTGGAGGCCGTGCTTT GCTTTATGATTCTCATGTACATATTTGAGACATATCTTGACATTCGTCAGCATAGAGCCCTCAAGCTGCCAACTTTGCCAAAACCCCTGCTGGGAGTAATTAGTGATGAAAAATTTGAACGCTCTAGAGCTTATAGTCTTGACAAAAG CTACTTCCATTTTGTTCATGAGGCTGTGACTATTTTAATGGATACCACAATACTGTACTATAGAGTTCTTCCCTGGTTTTGGAAG AAATCTGGAGAGTTAGTTACCAATGTTGGGCTGAATGCTGAGAATGAGATAATACACACCCTTGCATTCTTAGCTGGTGCCATGGTTTGGTCACAG ATTACAGACTTGCCGTTCTCTCTTTATTCAACTTTTGTTATAGAGGCTCGGCATGGTTTTAACAAG CAAACTATATGGCTCTTCATTAGGGATATGATCAAAGGAATTTTACTATCCATGATATTGGGGCCACCAATTGTTGCTGCTATCATCTACATAGTACAG ATTGGAGGACCTTACCTGGCTATTTATCTCTGGGGTTTTATGTTCGTATTAGCTCTTCTGATGATGACAATATACCCAATTGTGATAGCTCCTCTGTTCAACAAGTTCACTCCT CTTCCTGAAGGAGTCCTCAGGgagaaaatagagaagctggcAGCTTCCCTCAAGTTTCCTTTGAAAAAGCTTTTTGTGGTAGATGGGTCTACCAGATCAAGCCACAGTAAT GCCTACATGTATGGGTTTTTCAAGAATAAACGCATTGTACTCTATGACACATTGATTCAGCAG TGTAGCAATGAGGATGAGATAGTTTCTGTTATTGCACATGAACTTGGGCACTGGAAACTCAATCATACTGTCTATTCCTTTGTAGCTGTCCAG CTGCTTATGTTTCTTCAATTTGGAGGATATACTCTAGTGAGGAACTCCAAAGATCTATTTGAAAGTTTTGGCTTCGAGGACCAGCCAATAATAATTGGATTGATCATTTTCCAG CACACCATAATACCCATCCAGCACCTTCTGAGCTTCTGCCTGAACCTTGTCAGCAGAGCATTTGAATTCCAG GCTGATGCCTTTGCCAAGAACCTTGGATATGCCCCTCAGCTCCGAGCGGCCCTTGTTAAACTACAG GAGGAGAACTTGTCTGCGATGAACACCGATCCTTGGTATTCGGCATATCACTACTCCCACCCACCTCTCGTCGAAAGGCTGCAAGCTCTTGAAGATTCAGACAGCAAAAAAGAAGACTAA
- the LOC8073215 gene encoding transcription repressor OFP8, translated as MKSPAVPAKRRHGGGGGAGFALGCGCKDTKSVSVSVSASASPSPSARTTTATRRRSAGGLNPWASTTTTTDTLTTLTTASSSSLWEDAVADLGYKDGGCRMLPETESAVATPSFSGLLRELSELERSVASWGAARKGHHPREDKLSSAPAPSLLPLPLRQEHRRAAKGELVRDDAKDDRFVDADADGDAGSGAGLDGSVAVVKRSDDPLRDFRRSMLQMIVENGIVAGEDLREMLRRFLTLNAPHHHDAILRAFAEIWDDVFVAAASLDCASPPGGRASSVSRRELPGRPPVPRTPSRHRRSAPAWRV; from the coding sequence ATGAAGAGCCCTGCCGTTCCGGCCAAGAGgcgccacggcggcggcggcggcgcggggttCGCGCTTGGGTGCGGCTGCAAGGACACCAAGAGCGTGTCGGTGTCCGTGTCCGCGTccgcgtcgccgtcgccgtccgcGAGGACGACAACGGCGACGCGCCGCAGGAGCGCCGGCGGGCTGAACCCGTGGGCGTCGACGACAACGACGACGGACACCCTGACCACCCTGACGACCGCGTCGTCGTCCTCGCTCTGGGAAGACGCCGTGGCGGACCTGGGCTACAAGGACGGCGGCTGCCGGATGCTGCCGGAGACGGAGAGCGCCGTCGCCACGCCGAGCTTCTCCGGCCTGCTGCGCGAGCTCAGCGAGCTGGAGCGGAGTGTCGCGTCGTGGGGCGCCGCGCGGAAGGGTCACCACCCCCGCGAGGACAAGCTATcctcggcgccggcgccgtcgctgctgccgctgccgctgcggcAGGAGCACAGGAGAGCTGCCAAGGGCGAGCTCGTCAGGGACGACGCCAAAGACGACCGCTTCGTCGACGCGGATGCCGACGGCGACGCGGGCTCGGGCGCGGGGCTCGACGGCAGCgtggcggtggtgaagcggtcgGACGACCCGCTCCGCGACTTCCGGCGGTCGATGCTGCAGATGATCGTGGAGAACGGGATCGTGGCCGGCGAGGACCTGCGCGAGATGCTCCGGCGCTTCCTCACCCTCAACGCGCCGCACCACCACGACGCCATCCTCCGGGCCTTCGCCGAGATCTGGGACGACGTGTTCGTCGCCGCGGCGTCCCTCGACTGCGCCAGCCCGCCCGGCGGCCGGGCCTCCTCCGTCTCGCGCCGGGAACTACCGGGCAGGCCTCCGGTGCCCAGGACGCCGTCACGCCACCGCCGCTCGGCACCGGCGTGGCGTGTATAG
- the LOC8073216 gene encoding rho GTPase-activating protein 5: protein MALSSEIRFGHQIPLSHSDTDDSYEEEEEEEEEEEEEEEEEEFEGEEEEMDEVTVSSPLMLPATEARGGGVSVVEMVTGALRRSLILCSSSAGAGVREPEELEEDGAAPPPGMQIGGPTDVRHVSHVTFDRFVGFLGLPADLEPDVPRPVPSASVSVFGVSPTSMQCSYDRRGNSVPTILLTMQRKLYSLGGLQAEGIFRINADNSQELYVRDQLNRGVVPDGVDLHCLAGLIKAWFRELPSGVLDSLTPEQVMHCNTEEECSHLASTLPPVEAALLEWAINLMADVVENESYNKMNARNIAMVFAPNMTKMADPLTALIHAVQVMNFLKTLILKTVDEREEAAKVTRAFPSNSGSPSDKDEPQTLEHLDMPSVCSSQQNMDYPIIDEAKLDQFLFRVEAALHHETQGSTDGHKNHDSSRGDQKSDSEVTPLDTDLTSQNEFNNSNEEGLFDKFKFRKGVGRLCRHPVFQFSRSMKKSDEAEQACV from the exons ATGGCGCTGTCGTCCGAGATCCGCTTCGGCCACCAGATCCCCCTGTCCCACTCCGACACCGACGACTCctacgaggaggaggaagaagaagaggaggaagaggaagaagaagaggaggaggaggagttcgagggggaggaggaggagatggatgAGGTGACGGTTTCGTCTCCGCTGATGCTGCCGGCAACGGAGGCCAGGGGAGGAGGGGTGTCCGTGGTTGAGATGGTGACGGGGGCGCTCCGGAGGTCGCTCATACTGTGCAGCAGCAGCGCCGGCGCCGGTGTGCGCGAGCCAGAGGAGCTGGAGGAGGACGGGGCTGCGCCCCCGCCGGGTATGCAGATAGGGGGACCAACGGATGTGCGGCACGTCTCGCACGTCACCTTCGACCGCTTCgtcggcttcctcggcctccccGCCGACCTCGAGCCCGACGTACCTCGCCCCGTGCCGAGCGCCAG TGTAAGCGTATTTGGAGTTTCACCAACTTCCATGCAGTGCTCGTATGATAGAAGAGGAAACAGTGTGCCGACAATACTGTTGACTATGCAAAGGAAGTTATATTCACTTGGGGGTCTTCAG GCTGAAGGGATATTCAGGATAAATGCAGACAATAGCCAGGAGCTATATGTGAGGGATCAACTAAACAGGGGGGTTGTTCCAGATGGTGTTGATTTGCACTGCCTCGCTGGACTGATTAAG GCATGGTTTCGAGAACTTCCAAGTGGAGTATTGGACTCGTTGACTCCAGAACAAGTGATGCACTGCAACACTGAAGAAGAGTGTAGCCATCTTGCAAGTACCCTACCTCCTGTTGAAGCAGCATTACTTGAATGGGCCATCAATCTCATGGCAGATGTTGTGGAAAATGAAAGCTACAACAAGATGAATGCTCGCAACATTGCTATGGTTTTTGCCCCAAATATGACCAAG ATGGCGGACCCCTTGACTGCTTTGATACATGCAGTTCAAGTGATGAATTTCCTCAAGACATTGATCTTGAAAACTGTAGATGAAAGGGAGGAGGCTGCTAAAGTAACCAGGGCATTCCCATCGAACTCTGGTTCCCCAAGCGACAAAGATGAACCACAAACTTTAGAGCATTTGGACATGCCCTCCGTCTGTTCAAGTCAGCAAAATATGGATTATCCTATAATTGATGAGGCTAAGCTCGATCAGTTCCTTttcagagtggaagcagctctTCATCATGAGACGCAAGGCAGCACAGATGGACACAAGAATCATGACAGTAGTAGGGGTGACCAGAAAAGCGACAGTGAAGTTACTCCATTGGACACTGATCTGACCAGCCAAAACGAGTTCAATAACAGCAACGAGGAAGGTCTCTTTGACAAATTTAAATTTAGGAAAGGAGTAGGGAGGCTCTGCAGACACCCTGTATTCCAGTTCAGTAGGTCCATGAAGAAGTCCGATGAAGCAGAGCAAGCTTGTGTATAG
- the LOC8073217 gene encoding pentatricopeptide repeat-containing protein At1g74900, mitochondrial, with amino-acid sequence MPPPPPPPPTSAAPMPPASPNKPIPSPRQIAALVLNHPSSTLTAASARSLSASLQAAGPASALPIPAPVANAVIKLLWHHAPRALLFFHALLRLPERSRDLSPCTVDLALDLAARLRHPRQLTSSILALFPRHGLAFTPRTFPIMFERFAVSHRRPDHAVRFFLSLHRSHGVAQDLPLFNSLLDALVKSRHAGKAASLVRALERRFPPDAVTYNTLADGWCRVKDTSRALDILRQMVESGIAPTKTTYNIILKGFFRSGQLQHAWDFFLQMKKRGSNDENCKPDVVSYTTVLHGLGVAGQLDKARKVFDEMSREGCTPSIATYNALIQVTCKKGNVEDAVAVFDDMIRKGYIPNVVTYTVLIRGLCHAGKIDRAMKLLDKMKREGCEPNVQTYNVLIGYLFEEGDIEKALHLFETMSKGEECLPNQDTYNIIISAMFVRKRAEDMAVAARMVVEMVDRGYLPRRFMFNRVLNGLMLTGNQELSRELLRMQEKYTRLRREIRL; translated from the coding sequence atgccgccgccgccgccaccaccgccaACCTCCGCTGCACCCATGCCCCCGGCATCCCCAAACAAGCCGATCCCATCCCCGCGCCAGATCGCCGCGCTAGTCCTGAACCATCCGTCCTCCACGCTCACCGCCGCGTCGGCGCGCTCCCTCTCGGCGTCCCTCCAGGCCGCCGGCCCCGCGTCCGCGCTCCCGATCCCGGCCCCCGTGGCCAACGCCGTCATCAAGCTCCTGTGGCACCACGCGCCGCGCGCGCTCCTCTTCTTCCACGCTCTCCTCCGCCTCCCGGAGCGCTCGCGCGACCTCTCCCCGTGCACGGTCGACCTCGCGCTCGACCTCGCCGCGCGCCTGCGCCACCCGCGCCAGCTCACGAGCTCCATCCTCGCGCTCTTCCCGCGCCACGGGCTCGCCTTCACCCCGCGCACGTTCCCCATCATGTTCGAGCGGTTTGCGGTGTcccaccgccgccccgaccaCGCCGTCCGGTTCTTCCTCTCGCTCCACCGCTCTCACGGCGTCGCGCAGGACCTCCCGTTGTTCAACTCCCTCCTCGACGCGCTCGTCAAGTCGCGGCACGCAGGCAAGGCCGCCTCCCTCGTCCGTGCTCTCGAGCGGAGGTTCCCCCCTGATGCGGTCACGTACAACACCCTGGCCGACGGATGGTGCCGCGTCAAGGACACCTCCCGTGCGCTCGACATCCTGCGGCAGATGGTCGAGTCAGGGATTGCCCCAACGAAAACAACCTATAACATCATCCTCAAAGGTTTCTTCCGTTCTGGACAGTTGCAGCACGCATGGGACTTCTTCCTCCAGATGAAGAAGAGAGGCAGCAACGACGAGAACTGTAAGCCTGACGTCGTATCGTACACTACCGTACTGCATGGGCTGGGTGTTGCGGGGCAGCTGGACAAAGCCCGCAAAGTGTTTGACGAAATGTCTAGAGAAGGATGCACACCATCGATTGCAACTTATAACGCGTTAATTCAGGTAACCTGTAAGAAGGGCAACGTGGAGGACGCCGTCGCTGTGTTTGATGATATGATCAGAAAGGGTTACATTCCAAATGTGGTTACCTACACCGTCTTGATCCGAGGCCTCTGCCATGCTGGGAAGATTGATCGAGCTATGAAGCTTTTGGATAAGATGAAGAGGGAAGGTTGTGAGCCTAATGTTCAGACATACAATGTTCTTATCGGGTATTTATTTGAGGAAGGGGACATCGAGAAGGCCTTGCATTTGTTCGAGACaatgagcaagggagaggaatgcttGCCCAACCAAGATACATATAATATTATAATAAGTGCAATGTTTGTGCGTAAGAGGGCAGAGGACATGGCGGTGGCCGCCAGAATGGTGGTGGAGATGGTGGATAGAGGATACTTGCCAAGAAGGTTTATGTTCAATCGTGTCCTGAATGGGTTAATGCTCACTGGAAATCAAGAGCTTTCAAGAGAGCTCTTGAGAATGCAGGAGAAATATACACGCTTGCGACGAGAAATAAGATTGTGA